The following are from one region of the Ignavibacteriota bacterium genome:
- a CDS encoding T9SS type A sorting domain-containing protein: MKKLFILFCLISTQILAQYITPNTGINWNLDDLVTNSGGTVTGTFPNYTINNKVTVSATDRIYILPGSVVAFSGSASGFEIYGKFLSVGTPADTIRFSASVQDSLGGSFNGFYFRESSVDSACIISYAKIEYAYYGLRCLGASPTLSHTYLWKCRRGANLSSDSHPIITHNRIERSYEYGITMTTGCSPLIEYNHLINNNSQNTSAKNQISAGTQGNNSPIIRYNTIVGGMFNKTGGISIATLLSGSSSSSEIAHNEIYNNSFGIALQGAYSNTSYIHSNNIYDNNINSDVMTSGSGINVYGTAVITPIITRNKISSNWWGITIQVGIAGQPGPQVNLGNIENTDTTDDGRNIISGNIQGTDVYDLYNNTEETIYAQNNDWEVYDSLSIENHIYHFKDDSTLGLVIFIPFSSSIPVELTSFTAKYLNDEVVLNWQTATETNNSGFEIERSQKSKVKNQMDWTQISFVEGRGTTTEITNYIYMDKITEPGQYTYRLKQIDFDGSSTYSQVVEVNISSPIDFVLYQNYPNPFNPTTTIKFALPIESKVKINVYNSLGQLVETLVDKEMESGYHEVNFNASRLASGVYLYQLQAQDYVSVKKMLLIK; the protein is encoded by the coding sequence ATGAAAAAATTATTTATACTATTTTGTTTGATATCAACACAAATTCTTGCACAATATATCACACCCAACACAGGAATAAATTGGAACCTCGATGATCTTGTTACAAACTCTGGCGGGACGGTTACGGGAACATTTCCAAACTATACAATTAATAACAAAGTTACGGTTTCAGCAACAGACAGGATTTATATTCTTCCCGGATCAGTTGTAGCATTTTCTGGGTCTGCTTCAGGTTTTGAGATATATGGGAAGTTCCTTTCGGTTGGTACACCAGCAGATACAATAAGATTTTCTGCATCAGTACAGGACTCACTCGGCGGATCATTTAACGGATTTTATTTCAGGGAATCTTCCGTTGACTCTGCTTGCATCATCAGCTATGCAAAAATTGAATATGCATATTATGGGTTGAGATGCCTGGGAGCGAGTCCAACTTTAAGTCATACATATCTCTGGAAATGCAGAAGAGGCGCAAACTTATCCAGCGATTCTCATCCTATAATAACTCATAATAGAATTGAAAGAAGTTATGAATACGGAATTACTATGACAACGGGTTGTTCACCTCTGATAGAATACAACCATCTGATAAATAACAATTCGCAAAACACAAGCGCAAAGAATCAAATTTCTGCCGGGACACAGGGAAACAATTCGCCAATTATCAGATATAATACAATTGTCGGAGGTATGTTCAACAAAACAGGCGGAATAAGTATCGCAACATTATTATCCGGATCATCTTCTTCATCTGAAATTGCGCATAACGAAATTTACAACAACAGTTTTGGAATAGCATTGCAGGGCGCTTACTCAAATACAAGTTATATTCATAGTAATAATATTTACGATAACAATATTAATTCTGATGTAATGACATCGGGCAGCGGAATAAATGTTTACGGCACAGCAGTTATAACTCCAATAATTACGCGGAATAAAATTTCCAGCAACTGGTGGGGAATTACTATTCAAGTTGGAATTGCCGGGCAACCGGGTCCGCAAGTAAATCTTGGCAACATTGAAAATACAGACACAACCGACGATGGAAGAAATATTATTTCCGGAAATATCCAGGGAACGGATGTTTATGACTTATACAATAATACTGAAGAGACTATTTATGCACAGAATAATGATTGGGAAGTTTACGATTCATTATCAATTGAAAATCATATTTATCATTTTAAAGATGACAGTACGCTGGGATTGGTAATCTTTATTCCGTTTTCAAGTTCAATTCCTGTTGAACTTACATCATTCACTGCTAAATATCTGAATGATGAAGTTGTTCTGAACTGGCAGACAGCAACTGAGACGAACAATAGTGGATTTGAAATAGAACGAAGTCAAAAATCAAAAGTCAAAAATCAAATGGATTGGACACAGATTTCATTTGTTGAAGGAAGAGGAACAACAACAGAGATAACAAATTATATTTATATGGATAAGATTACCGAACCGGGACAATATACATACAGGTTGAAGCAGATTGATTTTGATGGAAGTTCTACTTACAGTCAGGTTGTTGAAGTTAATATTTCTTCGCCAATAGATTTTGTGTTGTATCAAAACTATCCTAACCCGTTTAATCCAACTACAACGATTAAGTTTGCGTTGCCGATTGAAAGCAAAGTAAAGATTAATGTCTATAACTCGCTTGGGCAGTTGGTTGAAACATTAGTTGATAAAGAAATGGAATCCGGTTATCACGAAGTAAACTTTAATGCGTCGAGGTTAGCAAGCGGAGTTTATTTGTATCAGCTACAGGCACAAGATTATGTCTCAGTAAAAAAGATGCTGCTTATTAAGTAA
- a CDS encoding T9SS type A sorting domain-containing protein: protein MKSITFFLLLVTFSNLHSQTVTLRDTTNQYDYIIITVPEFVDVCGPFKQHKETVRDFRTLIVDTAQIYAEFDSSATPQDNIRDFISYAGTFWKEPRPKFFLIAGTVIDVPNFSIQSQVPPYTFFNSDYYYGSNVYDNDTTTTDFYIGRIPSKNSNELSNYFSKVIEYESNNTLLGWMNNNLFICHSDTIYGFYQAAQYLANEILPAYMRSYFILDDTSSTYYGNKDSIINFVNNEGCAVIWFEGENSDSFFISSDYFNLNDIQGFDNEPKYFFTVFVGPQHSILETNTNLTKEMLVLQDAGSLGGSAFVGTAFWGIGNVMRREIAERLFDPGIHSIGETFALDNLIPSGGLYGYMKLITNLWADPSLHLKYDTTVGVENVTDEIPQGFLLYQNYPNPFNPTTTIKFALPLDSRVKINVFNSLGQLVETIMDKEMESGYHEVNFNASRLASGVYLYQLQAQDYVSVKKMLLIK from the coding sequence ATGAAAAGCATAACATTTTTTCTTCTGCTCGTTACTTTTTCTAATCTACATTCACAGACGGTTACTCTGCGAGATACCACAAACCAATACGATTATATCATCATAACAGTTCCCGAATTTGTAGATGTGTGCGGACCATTTAAGCAGCACAAAGAAACAGTGAGAGATTTCAGAACACTTATTGTTGATACGGCTCAGATTTATGCTGAGTTTGATTCAAGTGCAACACCTCAGGATAATATAAGAGATTTCATCAGCTATGCAGGAACTTTCTGGAAAGAACCAAGACCGAAATTCTTTTTAATTGCAGGAACTGTAATCGACGTTCCTAATTTTTCAATTCAATCTCAAGTTCCTCCTTATACATTTTTCAACTCTGACTATTATTATGGTTCGAATGTTTATGATAATGATACCACAACTACCGACTTTTATATAGGGAGGATTCCATCAAAAAATTCAAACGAGTTGAGCAACTATTTTTCTAAAGTAATTGAGTATGAAAGTAATAACACACTTCTAGGCTGGATGAATAATAATCTATTCATTTGTCATAGCGATACAATTTATGGTTTCTATCAAGCAGCTCAGTACTTAGCTAATGAAATATTACCTGCCTATATGAGATCATATTTTATTCTTGATGATACTAGTTCGACATATTATGGTAATAAAGATTCCATTATCAATTTTGTAAATAATGAAGGTTGTGCAGTTATTTGGTTTGAAGGTGAAAATTCCGATTCATTCTTTATTTCATCTGATTATTTTAATCTTAATGATATTCAAGGCTTTGATAATGAACCCAAATACTTTTTTACGGTATTTGTAGGGCCTCAACACTCAATCCTAGAGACGAATACAAATTTGACCAAAGAAATGCTTGTACTTCAAGATGCCGGATCACTCGGTGGTTCCGCGTTTGTTGGAACAGCCTTTTGGGGGATTGGAAATGTAATGCGTCGGGAGATTGCGGAAAGACTCTTTGATCCAGGAATTCATTCAATTGGAGAAACTTTTGCTCTAGACAATTTAATTCCATCCGGTGGACTGTACGGTTATATGAAATTGATCACAAACCTCTGGGCAGACCCATCGCTTCATTTAAAATATGATACAACAGTTGGTGTTGAAAATGTTACAGATGAAATTCCTCAAGGTTTTTTGCTTTACCAAAACTATCCCAACCCGTTCAATCCAACAACTACAATAAAGTTTGCCTTGCCTCTAGATAGCAGAGTAAAGATAAATGTTTTCAACTCACTCGGGCAGTTGGTTGAAACAATAATGGATAAAGAAATGGAATCCGGTTATCACGAAGTAAACTTTAATGCATCGAGGTTAGCAAGCGGAGTTTATTTGTATCAACTGCAGGCACAAGATTATGTCTCAGTAAAAAAGATGCTGCTTATTAAGTAA
- a CDS encoding T9SS type A sorting domain-containing protein produces MKYLSGIKARSCFLLSSLFFVLVVPLNVFAQWLNDGGIKTNILSVTSQSTKVEYILTQYDERTVDVNGTECSQYQIPGSIVLMERGFPQLPADRRSIVIPDLAATNYSIINAEYETKETLPVMPSKGHFTRNIDPDSVPFEFSEFYTTNSWYPAENIQLDVPYIVRDLRGQTIQFNPMQYNPAEGKLKICKRIVVEVFNDYSMQSVNSFIRKNPLEAVDRDFNEIYKSIFINYGIGEFDYTPLEETGRLLIIYPTAFASNVTPFYNWKVERGITTLLAEYPTQTGTGSAAIKNYIQNLYNSPEGLTFIILVGEANQIPTINGQYEGAPSDPCYVKLVGSDAYPDAFISRISPTSAENLDYVLWKLIRYEKYPDSGPDAAWYLKGTGVASNEGSPPDWQRANLLRDMLMNNMYFTQVDQIYDPGATSSQVTNAINNGRSVLNYIGHGSGTSWSTTGFGNSAIHQLSNGYKNPFIIDVACLNGDFTMSECMEEAWIRTGSMSTPRGAIAVYGSSTNASWVPPCDMQNHGMMLLTTRQKQTVGGISFNGLMHAMDLWGGSSGEGLKLMEQYNIFGDCTMLLTMGVTPDTIAPAQITDLAAIDPTSNSINLNWTAPLDSSFLGIVSYDLRYSTTPIVTNNDFENAPQMMVAGGPDTSGTPKSYTLHNLNFSTQYYFAIKAFDLWGNKSVMSNVTVLTTWGSPQITVTPDSMYCPLLPNTSHTDSVMILNTTSVNSTLDYEVELTNNTFPGQIITRIVQLNESGIVNETKDNPVLNNGSSSRGSGGPDLFGYEWIDSNEPGGPTYVWNNISTTGTLVTNWIPTGTFDPKEEGYAGPFPLGFNFKYYGNTKTQVYVSTNGIIMFNTLNTNIYSNTGIPNSSIPNEYIAPFWDDLDGRTQGTVHYQQDSNKFTIQFTNWQKYSGTGSLTFQVVLHSSGKIVIYYNNMNATLNSATVGIENPNGTDGLQVAYNANYVQNNLALQFSAEPDWLTAQNMQGTVYNGNSIAVLLNFITEGLDSGYYSMDMKITSNDPINPELIIPVAMKITSIVPVELTSFTAASENGEVHLKWTTATETNNQGFEILRSAGNNKEWQNAGYAAGFGTTTEPKSYSFVDSKLDAGEYTYRLKQIDFDGTVTYSEEVKVEVEIPLVYSLEQNYPNPFNPSTTIKYSLSEDGFVKLSVYNLLGEEVTTLVNNEQKAGRYEVNFDASKLASGIYMYRLESNNFLSIKKMILLK; encoded by the coding sequence ATGAAATATTTAAGCGGAATAAAAGCAAGAAGTTGCTTTTTACTTTCATCTTTATTCTTTGTTCTTGTTGTTCCATTGAACGTATTTGCTCAGTGGTTGAACGACGGCGGAATAAAAACTAATATCCTGAGCGTTACTTCTCAGAGCACAAAAGTTGAATACATCCTTACTCAATATGATGAACGTACTGTAGATGTTAATGGGACAGAATGTTCTCAATATCAGATTCCCGGCAGTATCGTTCTGATGGAAAGAGGATTTCCCCAGCTTCCGGCAGACAGAAGAAGCATTGTCATTCCTGATCTTGCGGCGACAAATTACTCAATCATCAATGCAGAATATGAGACTAAAGAAACACTTCCTGTCATGCCATCAAAAGGACATTTCACAAGGAATATTGATCCTGATTCAGTACCATTTGAGTTCAGTGAATTCTATACAACAAACAGTTGGTATCCAGCAGAAAACATTCAGCTTGATGTTCCTTACATCGTTCGTGATTTGCGCGGGCAGACAATCCAGTTCAACCCGATGCAGTACAATCCTGCAGAAGGGAAACTGAAGATATGCAAACGAATTGTTGTGGAAGTTTTTAACGATTACAGTATGCAATCTGTAAATTCATTCATAAGGAAAAATCCACTGGAAGCAGTTGATAGAGATTTCAACGAAATTTATAAATCAATATTTATTAATTATGGTATCGGCGAATTTGATTACACTCCGCTTGAAGAAACCGGAAGACTGCTGATAATTTATCCGACTGCATTTGCAAGCAACGTAACTCCTTTCTACAACTGGAAAGTTGAAAGAGGCATCACAACTTTGCTGGCAGAATATCCCACACAAACCGGAACGGGTTCGGCAGCGATTAAAAATTATATTCAGAATCTTTATAACTCACCCGAAGGATTAACTTTTATAATATTAGTTGGAGAAGCAAACCAGATCCCAACAATAAACGGGCAATACGAAGGAGCCCCTTCCGATCCCTGTTATGTTAAACTTGTCGGGAGCGATGCTTATCCGGATGCGTTTATTTCAAGGATATCACCGACGTCAGCAGAAAACCTTGACTATGTTTTATGGAAGTTGATACGGTATGAAAAATATCCGGATTCTGGTCCCGATGCGGCATGGTATTTAAAAGGAACGGGTGTTGCAAGCAATGAAGGAAGTCCGCCCGATTGGCAGCGCGCAAACCTGTTGAGAGATATGTTAATGAACAATATGTATTTCACACAGGTTGATCAGATTTACGATCCGGGTGCGACATCATCGCAGGTTACAAATGCAATTAATAATGGAAGAAGTGTTCTCAATTATATCGGGCATGGATCAGGAACATCGTGGAGTACAACAGGATTTGGTAATTCAGCCATTCATCAGCTTTCTAATGGATATAAAAATCCTTTCATCATTGATGTTGCCTGTTTGAACGGTGATTTTACAATGAGTGAATGTATGGAAGAAGCCTGGATAAGAACAGGCAGTATGTCAACACCAAGAGGTGCGATCGCAGTTTATGGTTCATCAACAAATGCAAGCTGGGTTCCACCTTGTGATATGCAAAACCACGGTATGATGCTTTTAACAACGAGACAAAAACAAACAGTTGGCGGTATTTCTTTTAACGGTTTGATGCACGCGATGGATCTTTGGGGCGGAAGCTCCGGTGAGGGTCTGAAATTAATGGAGCAGTATAATATTTTTGGCGACTGTACAATGCTGCTTACAATGGGAGTAACGCCTGATACAATTGCACCAGCACAAATAACTGATCTGGCGGCAATTGATCCGACTTCAAATTCAATTAATTTAAACTGGACAGCACCATTGGATTCTTCATTTCTTGGTATTGTCAGTTATGACCTGCGATACTCAACAACACCGATTGTTACAAATAATGATTTTGAAAATGCTCCACAGATGATGGTTGCAGGCGGACCAGATACATCAGGAACACCAAAAAGTTACACTCTTCACAATCTTAATTTCAGTACGCAATATTACTTTGCAATAAAAGCTTTTGATCTCTGGGGAAATAAATCTGTGATGTCAAATGTAACTGTATTGACAACCTGGGGGTCTCCACAAATTACAGTGACTCCTGATTCTATGTATTGTCCACTACTGCCAAATACATCTCATACTGATTCAGTGATGATACTTAATACAACTTCTGTAAATTCAACACTCGATTACGAAGTTGAGCTAACTAATAATACATTTCCCGGGCAGATAATTACAAGAATTGTTCAGTTAAATGAATCAGGCATTGTAAATGAAACAAAAGATAATCCCGTTTTGAACAATGGAAGCAGCTCGCGGGGTTCAGGCGGACCGGATCTTTTTGGATATGAATGGATTGATAGTAACGAACCGGGTGGTCCAACTTACGTGTGGAATAATATTTCAACCACAGGAACTCTTGTTACCAATTGGATTCCTACCGGAACATTTGATCCAAAAGAAGAAGGATATGCTGGTCCATTTCCGTTAGGCTTTAATTTTAAATATTACGGAAATACAAAGACACAGGTTTATGTCAGCACCAATGGTATAATTATGTTCAATACATTAAACACAAATATTTATTCTAATACAGGAATACCGAACAGTTCAATTCCAAATGAATATATCGCTCCTTTCTGGGACGATTTAGATGGGCGAACCCAAGGTACTGTTCATTATCAACAGGATAGCAACAAATTCACCATTCAATTTACTAACTGGCAGAAATATTCAGGAACAGGCTCTCTCACATTTCAAGTTGTACTCCATTCAAGCGGCAAGATAGTAATCTACTATAATAATATGAACGCAACGCTTAACTCCGCAACCGTTGGAATAGAAAATCCAAACGGAACAGACGGACTCCAGGTAGCTTACAACGCAAATTATGTGCAGAACAATCTTGCACTTCAGTTTTCTGCAGAACCAGACTGGCTGACAGCACAAAATATGCAAGGAACGGTTTACAATGGAAATTCAATTGCCGTTCTTCTTAATTTTATTACGGAAGGACTTGACAGCGGCTATTATTCAATGGATATGAAAATCACGAGCAACGATCCAATAAATCCAGAATTAATTATCCCTGTTGCGATGAAGATAACAAGCATAGTTCCTGTTGAGCTTACTTCGTTTACTGCAGCATCTGAAAATGGCGAAGTTCATTTGAAGTGGACAACTGCAACAGAAACGAATAACCAGGGATTTGAGATTCTCCGATCAGCCGGGAATAATAAAGAATGGCAGAATGCCGGATACGCTGCGGGTTTCGGAACAACAACAGAACCCAAATCATATTCATTTGTTGATTCAAAACTTGATGCAGGAGAATATACATACAGATTGAAACAGATTGATTTTGATGGGACAGTTACTTATTCAGAAGAAGTAAAAGTTGAAGTTGAAATACCACTGGTATATTCGCTTGAACAGAACTATCCGAATCCGTTCAATCCATCAACAACGATAAAGTATTCTTTATCTGAAGATGGATTTGTAAAGCTGTCAGTTTACAATCTACTTGGCGAGGAAGTTACAACATTGGTAAACAATGAACAGAAAGCCGGAAGATACGAAGTGAACTTTGACGCATCGAAGTTAGCGAGCGGAATATATATGTATCGGTTGGAATCAAATAACTTTTTATCGATTAAGAAGATGATCCTGCTGAAATAA
- a CDS encoding T9SS type A sorting domain-containing protein, with translation MKHFHSLPVLFFTIIFVIYGMAAASVPDGVSLTKTQQGYHIDFSLPGYQFEQVTAEGREYLQLTIPEYGVNPVVGLPALPIISFNLFISQTESQPGFELKDNVVSEMILKHKIYPVQMPWEKSSSLDERPFAIDLNYYNSTGNMDQSFIRISEPFIIGGVKGVTITLFPFRYNPGEDRLYITSTGAVEILFNNPVSPVTDKSFTFNQFLSKVFVNYEWSDPRLTSKYLIITDPSFETGMQQFVTHKVSKGFQVDMFNTTVTGTTTTAIKNFIQTRYNEPSTKPEYVLLVGDVAQIPAWTGTGEGSPRTDVNYVQLEGGDYFADAFIGRFSIANTTELQNVINKSVFMENFIGTLNKKNIYMSSSDNYQITEGTHNYVINQYFGPAGYTNLKLYTHTYNATTTQLINALNDNQIFAVYSGHGSETSWADGPPLSQLQVRSLTNSWYPFVYSFACVTGSYHLTECFGETWLRTTNGGSTFYGSSVNSYWDEDDILERRLFKAMFEDGLTRVTPMFDMAKIYLVNHYGGIIGTGTTTLRYVEMYNLMGDPSMPVVEMGPPCPIDPPANPNPSNGATNIPIAGNTATWTNGAGASQIEVWFGETGNLVQVYNGVPITSLSLSQFEPFEYNTIYGWQVKGKNDTCVVPGTVWTFTTMQDPNLFQWVEPFPNLSNWTIVGPLGTTNWSAYSSANAGGTPPELRMNWSPSFTGVSKIRSIPIDLPNNQLINYSFNFYLDWYANPSGIITVAITYDGGATSTPIYTETNPTGNVGPTLISGSFTTPAAGSADVQIEIMYDGYSFNIDNIYWDNLTLSYIVPVELTSFTATSENGEVHLKWTTATETNNQGFEILRSAGNNKEWQNAGYAAGFGTTTEPKSYSFVDSKLDAGEYTYRLKQIDFDGTVTYSEEVKVEVEIPLVYSLEQNYPNPFNPSTTIKYSLSEDGFVKLSVYNLLGEEVTTLVNNEQKAGRYEVNFDASKLASGIYMYRLESNNFLSIKKMILIK, from the coding sequence ATGAAACACTTTCACAGTTTACCAGTATTATTTTTCACAATCATCTTTGTAATCTACGGAATGGCAGCCGCTTCTGTACCGGATGGAGTGAGCCTTACAAAAACACAACAAGGTTATCATATAGATTTTTCATTGCCCGGGTATCAGTTCGAACAAGTTACTGCGGAAGGGAGAGAATACCTTCAATTAACAATTCCCGAATATGGAGTTAATCCTGTGGTTGGACTTCCTGCACTTCCGATAATTTCTTTTAATCTTTTTATTTCGCAGACAGAAAGTCAGCCTGGATTCGAATTAAAAGACAATGTCGTATCTGAAATGATATTAAAGCATAAAATTTATCCCGTTCAGATGCCATGGGAAAAATCAAGCTCATTAGATGAAAGACCGTTCGCAATAGATCTGAATTATTATAACTCAACCGGAAACATGGATCAGTCTTTTATAAGAATATCAGAGCCATTTATAATCGGCGGTGTTAAAGGTGTTACAATCACACTCTTTCCGTTCAGATATAATCCGGGCGAAGACAGACTATATATTACAAGCACAGGAGCAGTAGAAATTTTATTTAATAACCCAGTTTCACCGGTAACGGATAAATCATTTACATTCAACCAATTTTTAAGTAAAGTATTTGTGAATTATGAGTGGAGCGATCCTCGTCTCACATCGAAATATTTAATAATAACAGATCCTTCATTTGAAACAGGAATGCAGCAGTTTGTAACTCACAAAGTCAGCAAAGGTTTTCAGGTTGATATGTTTAACACAACAGTTACAGGAACAACTACAACTGCAATAAAGAATTTTATTCAGACGAGATACAACGAACCGTCAACCAAACCAGAATATGTTTTGTTAGTAGGAGATGTTGCACAAATTCCAGCCTGGACCGGAACAGGCGAAGGTTCGCCAAGAACGGATGTGAATTATGTTCAACTCGAAGGCGGTGATTATTTTGCAGATGCTTTCATTGGCAGATTTTCAATCGCAAATACAACTGAGCTTCAGAATGTAATTAATAAATCCGTATTTATGGAAAATTTTATTGGCACCCTGAATAAAAAAAATATTTATATGTCTTCCTCTGATAATTACCAGATAACAGAAGGAACACATAACTATGTTATCAATCAGTATTTTGGTCCCGCAGGATATACCAATCTGAAACTTTATACTCATACATATAATGCAACTACTACACAGCTTATAAATGCTCTTAATGATAATCAGATATTTGCAGTTTACTCCGGGCATGGTTCGGAAACATCCTGGGCAGACGGACCACCATTAAGCCAGTTGCAAGTTAGAAGTTTAACTAACTCATGGTATCCGTTTGTTTATTCTTTCGCGTGTGTTACCGGCTCATATCATCTTACAGAATGTTTTGGTGAAACATGGTTACGAACTACTAATGGTGGATCAACATTTTACGGTTCTTCCGTGAATTCATATTGGGATGAGGATGATATTCTTGAAAGACGATTATTCAAAGCAATGTTTGAAGACGGACTAACCAGAGTCACTCCGATGTTTGATATGGCAAAGATATATCTTGTTAATCATTACGGCGGTATAATCGGAACCGGAACAACAACATTACGTTATGTTGAAATGTATAATCTGATGGGCGATCCTTCAATGCCTGTTGTGGAAATGGGACCGCCGTGTCCGATTGATCCACCAGCTAATCCGAATCCGTCAAACGGAGCTACTAACATTCCAATTGCCGGAAACACTGCAACGTGGACAAATGGCGCAGGTGCATCTCAGATAGAAGTTTGGTTTGGAGAAACAGGAAATCTGGTTCAGGTTTATAACGGTGTACCGATTACATCATTATCATTATCACAATTCGAGCCTTTCGAATACAACACAATTTATGGCTGGCAGGTAAAAGGGAAAAATGATACGTGTGTTGTTCCCGGAACAGTTTGGACATTTACGACAATGCAGGATCCAAATTTATTTCAATGGGTTGAGCCATTTCCAAACCTGAGCAACTGGACAATAGTAGGTCCGCTTGGCACAACTAACTGGTCAGCATATAGTTCTGCAAATGCCGGAGGAACTCCTCCAGAACTCCGAATGAACTGGTCTCCCTCATTTACCGGAGTTTCAAAAATCAGATCTATACCAATAGACCTGCCTAACAATCAATTGATTAATTATTCATTTAATTTTTATCTGGATTGGTATGCTAATCCGAGCGGAATAATAACTGTTGCAATCACCTATGATGGTGGCGCAACAAGCACACCTATATATACAGAAACTAATCCGACTGGAAATGTTGGGCCCACATTAATCTCTGGCAGTTTTACAACACCAGCAGCAGGCTCAGCCGATGTTCAGATAGAAATTATGTACGACGGATATTCGTTTAACATAGACAATATCTATTGGGATAACCTAACTCTCAGTTACATAGTTCCTGTTGAGCTTACTTCGTTTACTGCAACATCTGAAAATGGCGAAGTTCATTTGAAGTGGACAACCGCAACAGAAACGAATAACCAGGGATTTGAGATTCTCCGATCAGCCGGGAATAATAAAGAATGGCAGAATGCCGGATACGCTGCGGGTTTCGGAACAACAACAGAACCCAAATCATATTCATTTGTTGATTCAAAACTTGATGCAGGAGAATATACATACAGATTGAAACAGATTGATTTTGATGGGACAGTTACTTATTCAGAAGAAGTAAAAGTTGAAGTTGAAATACCACTGGTATATTCGCTTGAACAGAACTATCCGAATCCGTTCAATCCATCAACAACGATAAAGTATTCTTTATCTGAAGATGGATTTGTAAAGCTGTCAGTTTACAATCTACTTGGCGAGGAAGTTACAACATTGGTAAACAATGAACAGAAAGCCGGAAGATACGAAGTGAACTTTGACGCATCGAAGTTAGCGAGCGGAATATATATGTATCGGTTGGAATCAAATAACTTTTTATCGATAAAGAAAATGATATTAATAAAATAG